A window of Sebastes umbrosus isolate fSebUmb1 chromosome 3, fSebUmb1.pri, whole genome shotgun sequence contains these coding sequences:
- the cenpk gene encoding centromere protein K codes for MAEVKPGGQAAAELSEAAERELMDRCQDQFAQLEKLQNEIILCEQDSCEDPQEQAVNRLMATEAELKQWLTVEPELLASNSEVLLQAGKEEMLKLCSELEMVVSCHEAKRDKLRDTKELEQKWLEEKKQALIAAKDHVERLQTEKGKLSEQSVLQDTKAKIQKMKDYHERLMESLGDILEKHVPPPKNESSTNKKKKNITQDLDEDLISLSEILELLMNKALNTPHDPYVTMDNTFWPPYIEMLLRYGIAVRHQENNFKIRLETFF; via the exons ATG GCTGAGGTGAAGCCCGGCGGccaggcagcagcagagctgtCAGAGGCCGCAGAGAGGGAGCTGATGGACCGCTGTCAGGACCAGTTTGCTCAGCTGGAAAAG cttCAGAATGAGATTATTCTGTGTGAACAAGATTCCTGCGAGGATCCTCAAGAGCAG GCAGTAAATCGACTGATGGCAACAGAAGCTGAACTGAAGCAGTGGCTGACAGTGGAGCCGGAAC TGCTGGCATCAAATTCAGAAGTTTTACTTCAAGCTGGAAAAGAGgag ATGCTCAAGCTGTGCTCTGAACTTGAGATGGTTGTCTCTTGCCACGAAGCAAAGAGAGACAAACTGAGAGACACTAAAGAACT TGAACAGAAGTGGTtggaggagaagaagcaggCGCTGATAGCTGCCAAAGACCACGTCGAACGGCTTCAAACGGAAAAGGGGAAATTATCAGAGCAAAG TGTATTGCAAGACACCAAGGCGAAAATCCAGAAAATGAAGGACTACCATGAAAGGTTGATGGAGTCTCTGGGGGACATATTGGAGAAGCACGTCCCTCCTCCTAAGAATGAATCCAGTacaaacaagaagaagaag aaCATAACCCAGGACTTAGATGAAGACTTGATTTCACTTAGTGAAATTCTTGAG CTGCTCATGAACAAGGCCCTGAATACACCACATGACCCCTATGTGACGATGGACAACACATTCTGGCCACCGTACATAGAGATGCTGCTCCGCTATGGCATTGCAGTGAGGCATCAAGAGAATAACTTCAAGATCCGACtggaaacctttttttaa